The DNA region GCAGGTGGGGGTGAGTTGGATTCTCGAATCTCCAATTAATCATCCAATCTACGCCAACGGCGCACGTTAGACACGTCGATGATTGGGTGCTTGGTAATCGTGAGATCTTCTGCGACCAGCTCAGGAACTGTATGCGATCTGGGACGTCGGCACTGGGGACCCACGAGTAAATCCACCGTCTATCAGACAAGAGCAAGAGGGCCAAGTGGTTTCCCTCGTAATCGCCGTCCATTCGCGCTTGGTGGGTCGCAGTAACGTGCAGGACAACTGGCATCAAGTAGATAAAATTGGGATAATTAAGTTTAACTCCAAAATGTGGTGTCAAGTTGAAGGTAATGACAATATGTAGTAATTTTGTACAACTTTCAATTCTAATTGATAATTTAcagtcactcagtactacggtttagtgatattcattTTCATTTGGAAATATGAgattttaggtttgaatctcatggatgacgaattcgatatcaaattaggttgcccattatGTGGTTTAGTCGAACTCTCATtccccttaatgtaaaaatattaatgttttaaaaaaaaaaaaagtgataatTTACATAGCACATATTTTTAAGGCTTTTTACTCAAAATAATGCTGATATTGGTATAACTTCACACTTTGATCACTATAAAATTGATAAAGCTGATTTTTGTGTTTGTTCACTTATAAGAAAGATGTTTTAAGATCGATTATCGTCCAAAGCAAAGTTGAACCACATTACTATGATAACCCAATATAAGCCACTGCCTCACCCCCTTTAGTATAGATACTAAGtgttcaaaacaaaaacaaaaaaatattaatttactaGGGACTAGCAATtgcaaacataatttatttaaaattagggATGTGCTATTCACATATTCCTTTTTACTTAtctcacaccccttgttaatttatgtcatttgattttttttaattcatctgatccgacgaccgaaaattaaaaaaatgtgaaataagtaaaaagagttGTATGGATATCATATCCTTAAAATTAATCGCACATAATAAACGGTCCGCCCATGGATCCAATCATCGGTCTCCGTCCCGTACGGTTGACCACTTCGTCAAAAACTTCTAACCAACGGTGCAAATGGCGGCCCACAGAAAGACCAAGTCGTTTCCAGCCGTTCAACCAACGCGCCTGTGGACTTTTTACCGGGAGCGGCAAAATGTCATCTCATTTAAAAGTTTTAGAGTTTGTATAGACGTGATTTTAAAATAATAGAAAGTTTTTTagggaaaatatttttaaaatcaatagttagtaaaaatgaaaataaatattagAAAAACACTTAAGTACTTTATGTAAGAAGGGCATAATTGAtgcttcttgcagaaaacaTTTCATGTacttttgaaacttaaaaatattttttataaaaacgctttcagtcattttaaaaacatatctaAACGAGTTTTTATTCCACAATGACTTTCGgtgccaaaaaaacaaaaacaagaaccaaaagaagaaaaagaaaaaaaaaaaaaaggaggagagCCGAGAGAGCGATTATCGTAAAGAAAACGCCAAGTGGGACCCAGACAGAGGGAACAGAATTTTTAGCCAATCAACGACAACAGGTCGATTCCAGGAGGCGGACCGCTGAAGCACTTTTATAAAAAGTCGTTTCCCCCATCGGCAGAAATCAATCGCGTTTCCCTTCCTCTTCCGTTTCCGCTTCCGCTTCAATCGAATTCGATTCGTCGCCGTCGTCACCTCCGTCTCTTTCGCTCTCTGTAACTGGTCCTATCAGGTACGAATAcgatctcttcttcttctgtgagagagagaagtgagCTCTGTTTGTAGGTGTGTAAGCTGTTGGTTGTGTCGCTTGGCTTTTGGTTATGGATTTTGATCTGTGTGTGTTGATTTATCCAGGGTTTCGCGGATGGCGTCCAAGCGGATCTTGAAGGAACTGAAAGATCTGCAGAAGGATCCACCTACGTCCTGCAGCGCCGGTAATCTCATCTTCccgttttgaatttttgaatccGTGTAGATTCTCGCACGAAatttcttctttaatttatcAATTTCCTCTAATGATACCGCTGATTGTGATCCGTTGGTGCTTCGTAGATGATTGGTTGTCACTTTGCAATGAATAATCTGAAAATTTGAATTCTGTAGTTTATATATGTTGTAAATGTGTATGGAAAGCGAAACTTGTGTGAATTAGATCAGAATTAATGTAAGCACGCATGTCATAATTCGTGGTGCCGCCCATGCTGAGATTATAATTGTGGGTATATTTCTAgataaataaagaagaatgtttGTCATAAAAGTAGGTGCTTTTCATCGGAAAAGGATCCTCCCCGAGGATCCCGTGATCGTGGCCATTCATCGTACATTTttcggtcagaaatcatttgaaatttgatatttaaaattaaatataaatagtacctaacgaaaactaacTGCACGGTGTACGATAAATAATCACGATCGGATCCTTTTCCCTTTTCATCATATAACTGCCCTCGTGTACTGATTTGTTTTCGTGTGGTGTTAATGGGTTTAATTATAAGCATGTGTTGGTGTCGTGGCATAAAAAGTGACACAAACACCGTCATCATCTGCAAACTTGGTGGTACAGGAAATGTAATTGACCATGTCACGAATATGCGTGCTTAATGCTTTGTTCTGCATATGTAATACACGTATTAATGTCTTCTTCAACTCTGTAACTTTCTGTATTTGACTAATGTTCTCACTTCTCACGATGGATCTTGTACCATTCAAGCACTATGGTTTGCCATACCATTCGTGGGCGATCTTGTGAGAGAGCTTGCTTAGCTAGCTAAAAGTGATACCGGGTTGAAGTGATTTTGTACGCATCATTTTCTGGATATTTTTACCCTTTCCAGATTGTAATGGATTCTATTGATCCAGCTCGGCTACCTGGTCAGATGTTCAGATTATGACGTCGTCTGCAGCTGGATTATCCAGTCTTGTCAGGGGCTTTACATACGACCGGCTGGTTTAAATTTTGAAGTTTGCTCTTCATGACCAGACACATTCAAAATGGTTATTACTCTTCCTGCACTGCATATGGAAGTGAATACAATATATAATCTCATTTGCATATGCTTCTTTCGTCGCTTTATGATTATGCATGGTTGCCTCAGAAGATACACATATGTATAGGAAAACAGTTGTTTTGAGGAGAGATAATGTCCTTTTATAAGATCTTTCTTGTGTTATTCCAACTAAGGCCTTGTTTAAGCAATCTGTACAAACCTGCTCCATTTCCTTCAGtatttttattgtttcattAATTTCATGCCTTGTTTTCTTTGGGGATATTGCAGGTCCCGTCGCCGAAGACATGTTCCACTGGCAGGCAACAATAATGGGTCCTCCAGACAGTCCATATGCTGGGGGTGTTTTcctagttactattcattttccTCCAGATTATCCGTTTAAACCACCAAAGGTACTACTAACTATCCAATTCTAGCAATGAAGTGTGTCATTATCTTTGAACGTATGTGGTCGACATGATTCGTTTTCTCTCCATTATTCCCggaaactttgaaaattttaaCCAATGATGTGATGGATTTTAGATGTGGTTCGAACTTTAATTAATCCTGTAATATTAACTTACCACCCTCGGCACAAAGTCTACCTTGAATACCCATATTTTGAACTGTTTTTCGTAGTTACACAGTAAGTTTTCTTCGTCTACCACTACCATTTCAACCACCACCAGCACTTCTACTTGGTGCATCCATTACCCCTCACGTTTTCAGTAATTTCATTCTTCGTTTTCGTCATTCAACAATCTGTGTAGTTTTTCTGATCATGGAGTTCTGATTATCTCTTTTTGTCTCCGTCACTGATGCCTTGATGGTTCTGTAGGTGGCATTTAGAACGAAAGTATTCCACCCAAACATAAACAGCAACGGAAGTATTTGCCTTGACATCTTGAAGGAGC from Malus domestica chromosome 01, GDT2T_hap1 includes:
- the LOC103443412 gene encoding ubiquitin-conjugating enzyme E2 10-like isoform X2: MTRHIQNGPVAEDMFHWQATIMGPPDSPYAGGVFLVTIHFPPDYPFKPPKVAFRTKVFHPNINSNGSICLDILKEQWSPALTISKVLLSICSLLTDPNPDDPLVPEIAHMYKTDRNKYETTARSWTQKYAMG
- the LOC103443412 gene encoding ubiquitin-conjugating enzyme E2 10-like isoform X1 — translated: MASKRILKELKDLQKDPPTSCSAGPVAEDMFHWQATIMGPPDSPYAGGVFLVTIHFPPDYPFKPPKVAFRTKVFHPNINSNGSICLDILKEQWSPALTISKVLLSICSLLTDPNPDDPLVPEIAHMYKTDRNKYETTARSWTQKYAMG